In Xenopus tropicalis strain Nigerian chromosome 5, UCB_Xtro_10.0, whole genome shotgun sequence, one genomic interval encodes:
- the LOC100124950 gene encoding uncharacterized protein LOC100124950 — protein sequence MVSFEPITLFLAIVICLFLIYLVYGGKGTPPNFPPGPKPLPLIGNLHIINLKKPYMTFMELGKKYGSVFRVQLGTEKVVVLCGYDAVKDALINHAEEFSDRPIIETFHRRSNGHGITFSHGENWKVMRRFTIATLRDFGMGKRTIEDRINEECHSLVETFQSYKGEPFETNLIMNAAVANIIVSILLGHRFEYQDPTLLKLIGLSNEMVRILGSPIVLLYNAYPSVMKWLPGSHHNVIKNTQKSHTFIKETFTEHKAQLDINDQRDFIDAFLAKQSEEKPNPGLFFHNENLVSLVDGLFVAGMETTSTTLRWGLLLMMKYPEIQKKVQDEINKVIGSAQPQTEHRKQMPYTDAVINEIQRFADIIPANLPHATTKDVTFRGYFIPKGTQVIPMLTSVLRDKAYFERPYEFYPQHFLDSKGNFVKNEAFLPFSAGKRSCAGETLAKMELFLFFTNLLQNFTFQPPPGQDLNLTTTGGFTSVPVVHKICALSRN from the exons ATGGTCAGTTTTGAGCCAATCACTCTGTTCTTGGCAATTGTCATTTGCCTATTTTTGATATACCTTGTATATGGTGGGAAAGGAACCCCTCCAAACTTCCCCCCTGGACCAAAGCCATTACCCCTTATCGGAAATCTACATATAATAAACTTGAAGAAACCTTATATGACATTCATGGAG CTTGGGAAAAAGTACGGATCAGTATTCCGTGTGCAGTTGGGTACAGAGAAGGTGGTTGTTCTGTGCGGGTATGACGCAGTGAAAGACGCTCTGATTAACCATGCCGAGGAGTTCTCAGACCGGCCCATCATAGAAACGTTTCATAGAAGATCAAATGGACATG GTATTACTTTTTCTCACGGTGAAAACTGGAAAGTGATGAGAAGATTTACAATTGCGACACTGAGAGACTTTGGCATGGGGAAGAGAACTATAGAGGACAGAATTAATGAGGAATGTCATTCCCTGGTGGAAACATTTCAATCCTACAAAG GAGAGCCATTTGAGACCAACTTGATAATGAACGCCGCAGTAGCCAACATCATCGTATCTATTCTGCTTGGCCATCGCTTTGAATATCAGGATCCAACCCTTCTGAAGCTCATTGGCTTATCAAATGAAATGGTCAGGATTCTGGGGAGTCCTATAGTTTTG CTATACAATGCATATCCATCCGTGATGAAATGGTTACCTGGGAGTCACCATAATGTTATAAAGAACACTCAGAAATCTCATACGtttattaaagaaacatttaCTGAACACAAGGCTCAACTGGACATAAACGACCAAAGAGATTTCATTGATGCCTTCCTTGCCAAGCAAAGTGAG GAAAAGCCAAATCCTGGACTGTTTTTTCACAATGAGAATCTAGTATCACTTGTAGATGGTTTATTTGTTGCTGGAATGGAAACCACCTCAACAACACTGCGATGGGGCCTCCTGTTAATGATGAAATATCCAGAAATTCAAA AGAAGGTCCAAGATGAAATCAACAAAGTGATTGGATCAGCTCAGCCTCAAACAGAGCATAGAAAACAAATGCCCTATACTGATGCCGTTATCAATGAGATTCAGAGATTTGCAGACATTATTCCTGCTAACCTTCCCCATGCAACAACTAAGGATGTCACTTTCAGGGGCTATTTTATTCCAAAG GGAACCCAAGTGATCCCAATGCTGACTTCCGTTCTACGGGATAAGGCTTACTTTGAAAGACCATATGAATTTTACCCTCAACATTTCCTTGACTCCAAAGGAAACTTTGTAAAGAATGAGGCCTTCCTTCCCTTCTCAGCAG GAAAAAGAAGTTGTGCCGGAGAGACGTTGGCCAAGATGGAACTCTTCCTGTTCTTCACAAACCTTCTGCAGAACTTCACATTCCAGCCCCCTCCTGGACAGGACCTCAACTTAACCACTACAGGAGGGTTTACGTCAGTTCCTGTGGTTCATAAGATCTGTGCCTTGTCTCGCAACTAA